A stretch of the Halictus rubicundus isolate RS-2024b chromosome 16, iyHalRubi1_principal, whole genome shotgun sequence genome encodes the following:
- the LOC143362253 gene encoding rhythmically expressed gene 2 protein has product MIKYIRPRLVTFDVTGTLLMTKLEHYVEIGSQHGLPVDQRKLARSFKNSFHRLSLEHPVYGKHTGIGWENWWRRIVHNVFKDQHNYISDDTMDKVASTLIKSYGTSLCWHKYPGTIDLLEYLQKKGLILGVISNFDERLEAILLDTRIRFYFSFVLTSYGFGVEKPDASIFDEALRLTKERHNIDVAPEEAIHIGDSISHDYIGARNANWNAILIKHDNDDAIEKKVPKEDVFRNLQELQEYFSMLLTKEINCNKLEK; this is encoded by the exons ATGATTAAATACATCCGACCACGGCTGGTTACATTCGATGTCACCGGTACGTTGCTCATGACGAAGCTGGAGCATTACGTCGAAATTGGGAGTCAGCACGGTCTACCGGTCGATCAACGAAAATTGGCGCGAAGTTTCAAAAATAGCTTCCACAGGCTGAGCTTAGAGCATCCTGTTTATGGCAAGCACACTGGCATCGGATGGGAAAATTGGTGGCGACGGATCGTCCACAACGTTTTCAAGGATCAACATAATTATATTTCGGACGATACTATGGATAAA GTTGCTAGCACTCTGATAAAGTCCTACGGCACAAGCTTGTGCTGGCACAAGTATCCAGGCACGATCGACTTGCTCGAGTATCTGCAGAAAAAGGGACTAATATTGGGGGTGATATCGAATTTCGACGAGAGGTTGGAAGCGATACTTCTGGACACCAGGATACGGTTTTATTTCTCATTCGTTCTGACGTCCTACGGTTTCGGCGTGGAAAAGCCAGATGCCTCGATCTTCGACGAGGCGCTTAGATTAACAAAGGAACGACATAACATCGACGTGGCTCCCGAAGAGGCAATACATATCGGCGACTCCATAAGCCATGATTATATCGGAGCGAGAAACGCCAATTGGAATGCCATTCTCATTAAACATGATAACGACGACGCGATCGAGAAGAAGGTTCCCAAAGAGGATGTTTTTAGGAATCTTCAAGAACTGCAGGAATACTTCTCGATGCTACTtaccaaagaaattaattgcaATAAGCTAGAGAAATGA